The following proteins are co-located in the Larus michahellis chromosome 9, bLarMic1.1, whole genome shotgun sequence genome:
- the LOC141748644 gene encoding protein shisa-1-like, protein MARGILCALALLLALPCSPGQAGEYCHGWAGSLQRWHRGFQCPERYDSPEATLCCGTCSLRYCCSSREARLDQGRCPGDHQQPSPRPPVPVPVYLPFLLVGSVFVAFVVGGACVGICCCKCLKSQDEEQQSGLAPGQTWLLEPDLPSRLSSSSSATRSSLSSGPQTSNICMTLAPSLPIIGLAEDAQFLSPPRTGPLLHPSRTNHRIPTDHTAIMAPASFLKRTIYGHSANASPLGVTQGDQMMYSGVHV, encoded by the exons ATGGCAAGAGGAATTCTCTGTGCCCTagcgctgctgctggccctgccgtgcagccctgggcaggcaggggagtACTGCCACGGCTGGGCTGGCAGCCTCCAGCGCTGGCACCGTGGCTTCCAGTGCCCCGAGCGCTACGACAGCCCGGAGGCCACTCTGTGCTGTGGGACCTGCAGCTTGCGCTACTGCTGCTCATCCAGAGAGGCCCGTCTGGACCAGGGCCGGTGCCCTGGTGAccaccagcagcccagccccaggcctCCAGTGCCAG TGCCCGTGTACCTGCCGTTCCTTCTCGTTGGGTCTGTATTTGTGGCATTTGTTGTCGGGGGTGCCTGTGTTGGAATTTGCTGCTGCAAATGCTTAAAATCCCAGGATGAGGAGCAGCAAAGTGGACTTGCACCCGGCCAGACTTGGCTACTAGAACCTGATCTTCCTTCTCGCCTCTCCAGTTCCAGTTCTGCCACCAGAAGCTCGCTGAGTAGTGGTCCTCAGACCAGCAACATCTGCATGACTCTAGCTCCATCCCTTCCTATTATTGGGTTGGCTGAAGATGCTCAGTTCTTAAGTCCTCCACGCACTGGACCACTCTTGCACCCTTCACGCACTAACCACAGAATACCAACTGATCACACCGCAATAATGGCTCCAGCATCTTTCCTTAAAAGAACAATTTATGGACACAGTGCTAACGCATCCCCTCTTGGGGTAACACAGGGCGACCAAATGATGTACTCGGGAGTCCATGTCTGA